The Coffea eugenioides isolate CCC68of unplaced genomic scaffold, Ceug_1.0 ScVebR1_2123;HRSCAF=3095, whole genome shotgun sequence genome segment ctttcaactttttcttaccagtgcataactccttcaaaaatttagcatatctaggaatttgcttaattgcatctaaaagagggatatttacctcaacttttcgaaaagtgtccaaaatctcCTGTTCTTGCTCTTGCTTTTTGGACTTTGCCAGTCGACTAGGAAATGGAGGCGGAGGTGTAACCACTTGTgttgatttttctccaaaatctggtTGTTCCAAGGCTCTAGGTTGAGACACATTCCCCTCTTTTTCGAGCTCTTCCTCGATTGCTtgttcagaaattttcttgctcGGCTCAGGCAACTCTTTGCCACTTCTTAATGTGATGGCACTAGCATTTTGTTTGGGGTTAACAATTGTCTGCGAAGGTAGCTTTCCAGATAATTGGGACTCCAATCTATTGACTGTGGAAGCTAACTGGCtcatttgattctccaaattatgaatgctagttttcgtctcctgttgaaattgttgagTGTTAGTAGCCAAAGATTTCACAATATCCTCAAGTGACATACCTGATTTAGGAGCAGGTTGTTGCTGTGAAAGTTGAGGTCTAGGTTGATATTGTGACTGTTGTGGAAATCCTGGTGGCCTTACtgcataattaaaattaggaTGATCCCTCCATCCTGGATTATAGGTGTTTGCATAGGGATCATACCGTCTCTGAGGTGGTCCTGGAAATCCAACTGCATTAGCCTGCTCAGTCGAATCATCTTGGAGTGTGGGGCACATATCTGTTGGATGACTCGAACCATAGCAGATTCCACATgttttcaattgctgcatttgtcCTATAGCTAACTTTTCAACCAAAGAAGTTAGACAATCTAATCTTTGCTCTATTGAAGAATTACTTACCTCATTGACTCTACGAGTCGTGTTATCCTGCCTGTCTCCAAATTGTTGAGCATTTGCAGCCATACTCGATATCAAATTTCTTGCCTCCGTGGGTGTTTTATTCACTAAGGAGCCCCCACTGGCAGCATCAATAATTCTTCTGTCAGTTTGGGACAgaccctcataaaaatactggatgaggagttggtcaggaatttgatgatgaggACAACTAGCACATAGTTGCTTGAATCTTTCCCAATATTCATGTAGAGTCTCTCCATTGAATTGTCGAATTCCACAGATGTCTTTCCTAATGCTTGCAGCTCGGGATGcaggaaagaatttttctagaaaatgcTTCTTCATGTCTGTCCATGTGGATATTGACCCAGAGGGCAGATAATAGAGCCAATCCTTAGCTTTAtcggctaaggaaaatggaaaggctcttaatttaatttgctcctCTGTGACTCCCTGGGGTTTCATTGTCGAGCAAACCACATGGAATTCTTTGAGATGCTTGTGGGGATCTTCACCTGGTAAGCCATGAAAAGAAGGAAGTAAATGGATTAgtccagattttaactcaaatgcaaCCTCTAATGTAGGATAAGTAATGCATAGGGGCTGTTGATTTAAATCTGGTGCAGCCAATTCTCTCAATGTCCGTTCATTAGCCATGGTGCTATTTATCTCTTCCGTCTCACTAAATGAATCTACAAAATCTACTACTGAATTATGTCCAGTAGATGAGGAGGATGCCTCTGCTCGTTCTCTTGTTGCTTTTCTCAATGCACGAGCAGTCTTCTCTATCTCAGGATTATATTGCagttcacctgtacgagaagatctaGGCATAAAccagtaacaataaaaataaaaataaaaaaaataaaaataaacaaagaaaataaaattcaaagaaaataaatttattttgacaccaagtccccggcaacggcgccaaaatttgttgggtgtcaaaccagcaaaaataaaattcctactcttaagtcacgaattaagtccactatggtactggagcagggacttaggctgtgcaatgggttactagcttcaccctggtgccagagtttgcttgatccgatataccaaagtatattaattacgtgaaagacaaaattcgaatatagcagcgagcagggtcgaatccacagggacttgggaatttattttgaatgaatgtaacattaaataaaaatggggggaattgatatggaactgtctaatttaattgctcaaattaaaaatataaagtaaattaacggaaggaaaatctctagtcaaaggtataatctccactaatggttcgaatcactgatcacagatgcagagataaaatctttcatttacaaataaactggttatggttgtcaacaagctctgacaacctaCCTAACCTtcctgattcgataaccacaacaagttctgtagttattgccctaaccaattaagcagtcctaaacacgctcttaggatttaacctattgacagcattaatcattagactggccaccaattataaccaacaaacacacacgctcggtttatttaggctatatcatatatttccgcaacaacgactcaaaagtttctactacaattgaatcatatcacttgccacatgcactaaaattacccaacaattacggattgagcactc includes the following:
- the LOC113756251 gene encoding uncharacterized protein LOC113756251; protein product: MPRSSRTGELQYNPEIEKTARALRKATRERAEASSSSTGHNSVVDFVDSFSETEEINSTMANERTLRELAAPDLNQQPLCITYPTLEVAFELKSGLIHLLPSFHGLPGEDPHKHLKEFHVVCSTMKPQGVTEEQIKLRAFPFSLADKAKDWLYYLPSGSISTWTDMKKHFLEKFFPASRAASIRKDICGIRQFNGETLHEYWERFKQLCASCPHHQIPDQLLIQYFYEGLSQTDRRIIDAASGGSLVNKTPTEARNLISSMAANAQQFGDRQDNTTRRVNEVSNSSIEQRLDCLTSLVEKLAIGQMQQLKTCGICYGSSHPTDMCPTLQDDSTEQANAVGFPGPPQRRYDPYANTYNPGWRDHPNFNYAVRPPGFPQQSQYQPRPQLSQQQPAPKSVHNLENQMSQLASTVNRLESQLSGKLPSQTIVNPKQNASAITLRSGKELPEPSKKISEQAIEEELEKEGNVSQPRALEQPDFGEKSTQVVTPPPPFPSRLAKSKKQEQEQEILDTFRKVEVNIPLLDAIKQIPRYAKFLKELCTGKKKLKGNEKVHMGENVSAVLQKKLPPKCKDPGMFTVPCKIGNIKIEKAMLDLGASINVMPRSIYNLMNIGPLKETGVIIQLADRSNAYPDGVLEDILVQIDNLIFPADFYVLDMEDDNSNSSPILLGRPFLKTARTKIDVFTGTLTMEFDGDVIKFSIYDAMKYPGESHSIFVIDVIDSEVIFELNSLCPEFSNVSYLELPLSHSQLLPSIVQAPKVELKQLPDNLKYAFLGDGDTLPVIISSKLTALEEEKLIRVLKDHKEAIRWTVADIKGLNPATCMHRILLEDGIIYPISDSKWVSPVQVVPKKTGITVIENPKGPAPLKDNFPDEHLFVVQKTTPWYADLVNYLVTRTLPNDLSRAQKEKIKSDVKYYVWDEPYLWKYCSDQIIRRYGTPRAIISDRGTHFCNRVMEALLKKYGVTHRVSTSYHPQTSGQAEISNKEIKSILEKTVNPNRKDWSLRLDDALWAYRTAFKTPIVEIQSLHTDKIFKVNGHRLKPFYEGFQVNNVEEVQALEARMANVDANVAGIA